Within the Serratia sp. UGAL515B_01 genome, the region GTTATCAAGAGAGGAGATAACCTTGGTTGGTTTCGGGTTTGATAACCAACATCGCCACTATAGCGATAATGATTTTTCGCACCAGCCTGCCTTTTTTGCTTTGCGTAGCATTCCTCACGCTATTGGGGGAGGTTTGTAATCGTTACAGGCGGTTGCGCAGCGCGTCCCAAATAGTCATCCCAATCCTTCCATACCGGCTGTAATCCGGCAGTTTGAATCGCCTGTGCCACCTGCTGAGGTGTGCGGCTGTCATGTGGTTCAAATTGCTCCAACTGGGGGGGAACATCGTCAGCGTATCCGCCCGGTTGTGTTTTCGAACCAGCGCTTACGCTGTTGATCGCCACCGGGATCATATGATCGCGGAACAAGGATGATTCCCGGGTTGATAATGAAATCTCAACATCTGGAGCGAGCAATCGGAAAGCGCAGATTAATTGCATCAGTTCCGGCTCGTTTATGAGGGAAGCAGGCTCAATACCACCAGTACAAGGTCGCAGCCGCGGGAAGGAGATCGAGTAGCGGCTCTGCCAGTAAGTTTGTTGCAAATAGAGCAGATGTTCCGCCAGCAGATAGCAGTCGGCACGCCAACTGCTAGAAAGCCCGATCAGCGCTCCTAAGCCGATCTTGTCGATCCCGGCGCGGCCTAATCGATCCGGGGTGGCTAACCGCCAATTAAAGTCCTGTTTTTGCCCGTGCAGATGGTGCCGTTGGTAGGTTGCAGGATGATAGGTTTCCTGGTAAACCAAAACGCCATCCAATCCAAGCGCTTTTAGCTCGACATACTCTTCCTGAGCCAGCGGCTGAACTTCCATCATCAATGAACTGAAATGACGACGAATAGTGGGGATATGCTGACGAAAGTAGTCCATGCCGACTTTACGCTGGTGTTCACCGGTAACCAGCAGCAGATGGTCAAACCCCAGTGCCTTGATTGCCGCGCATTCCCGTTCGATCTCTTCTGAGTTCAACGTCTTGCGTTTAAGTTGGTTACTCATTGAGAAACCACAGTAAGTACAGTCGTTGGCACACAGATTAGAGAGGTATAACGGTACGTAAAAACTCACTACGTTACCAAAACGTTGGCGTGTGAGTTGCTGTGCACGCTGCGCTAAAGGTTCAAGATAAGGTGTGGCGGCGGGTGAAATAAGCGCCATGAAATCATCCCGCGTGAGCTTTTCTGCATTGAGTGCATTTTCAACATCGCATATAGTTTTGCTGTTGATGCCAAGCTGGATATCATCCCAATTAAGCTGTTGTAAACGCTGATTAAAATCATCTTGCATCAGAAGCCTCCGTGTGGCTGAGGAAAGCGGTTAGCGGGCTGGATGCGACAGCGCTCCGTTGTTGGCTGCCTAGGCCAGCGCGGTAGGCTAACTCACCAGACTCAACAGCCAAACGGAAGGCCTGGGCCATTTTTACCGGGTCGCGTGCTACCGCGATGGCGGTGTTGACTAACACCGCATCCGCGCCCAATTCCATAGCCTCTAACGCGTGACTGGGTGCACCAATTCCGGCATCGACTACGACGGGAACCTTTGCCTGCTCGATAATGATCTTTAGGAAATCGCGGGTAAGTAGCCCTCGATTAGACCCTATCGGTGCGCCTAATGGCATCACGGCTGCACAGCCTACTTCTTCCAGCCGTTTACACAAAACCGGGTCGGCACCACAATATGGCAACACCACGAACCCTTCTTTAACCAGCGTTTCTGCTGCTTTCAGGGTTTCGACCGGGTCTGGTAGCAGATATTTTGCATCTGGATGAATTTCCAGTTTCACCCAGTGAGTTCCCAATGCCTCACGTGCCAGCCGAGCGGCAAATAACGCTTCTTCAGCGGTCTTGGCCCCAGAAGTATTCGGTAATAGCCGTACGCCCAACTGTTGCAGCGGTGTCAGAATGGCATCGTTACCGTTACGCAGATCGACGCGTTTCATCGCCATGGTCACTAACTGAGAGCCTGATGCTTGCAGGGATGCCAACATCAAATCTGACGAAGCGAATTTCCCTGTGCCGGTAAATAGGTGTGAAGTAAAAGTAGTATCGGCGATTTGTAGCATGTTAGCCCCCTGCAATCGCTTGAAATAGCAGAATATCATCACCGTCTTGCACGTAGCGGGTTGCCCAGTCTATACGTGGAATGATGACCTGGTTTATCGCCAATGCGGTGCCTGGCTGGTGGCGTTGCAATTGCTCAAGTAAGGCCAGTATGCTCAAGGGGTTTTCCAACTCCAGTGGTTGGTCATTCAGCATAATATTCATACCGAACCTCCACAGATGTTACAGGCAGTGGCTTTGCTCAGTTGTAGCGTGTGCCAGCTTTGCTGCTTGCCGTCGAATAATCGCAGTTTGCCGCTAAGGTAAGAAGGTAGGCCTGCCAACATTTTGATTGCCTCCAGTGCCTGGAGCGTACCAATAACACCAACGACCGGGCCGAGTACACCGGCTGTACGGCAATTACGTTGTGGTTCAGTTTGCTCGGGATAGAGACAGGCATAACAGCCCTGAATATAGGGAGGTTCAATAACCAGCAATTGGCCGCTGAACCCCACTGCGCTGCCGCTAATTAAAGGCACACCCGCGTTAAAACAAGCCGCATTAACTGCATGTCGGGTTGCCATGTTATCGCTGCAGTCGAGTACCAGATCGGCACGCCTAACGGCCTCACTCAGTCTTGAACCTTCAAGGCGTTGTTCCAATGCGATGCATTGCACCAGCGGGTTGAGTGCCTGTAAATCACGTTGTGCAAGTTGGGCTTTGCTGTTGTTGATGTCGGCAGTCCGATAGAGGATTTGCCGCTGCAAATTAGTGATATGTAGTTTGTCATCATCAGCCAACAATAAATTACCCACACCGGCTGCGGCAAGATACAACGCGGCCGGAGAGCCAAGCCCGCCCAGGCCGACGATGAGTACCGTCGCCTGTTTCAGGTTATGCTGCCCTTCGGGGCCAATTTCTTCGAGCAACAATTGGCGGCTGTAACGCAGAAACTCTTGGTCACTCTGCATTGCATGGTTCCTTACCTTCAATAAGTTGCAGCAACTGCGCTGTAGCAGCACGCCAGTTAGATGCTTGAGTAATGGCGCTGACTACGGCAACACTGCCAACGCCGCAGGCCAGTACGGCTGGCACTCGTTCAATACTGATCCCGCCAATCGCTACCGTTGGGTAATCTTGCAATCCGGCGAGGTGGCGTTTGAGTTCGACTAGGCCTTGAGGTGCTGAAGACATCTCTTTGGTTTGTGTCGGGAAAATATGCCCTAGCGCAATATAGGAGGGTTTCACGGCGATAGCTCTAGCCAGCTCAGCGTCATCGTGGGTAGAAACGCCTAAACGTAAGCCTGCTCGGTGGATTGCAGCCAGATCGGCAGTATCCAAATCCTCCTGCCCCAGATGTACGCCATAGGCATCATGCTTGATCGCCAACCGCCAGTAATCGTTGATAAACAATCTAGCTTGGTAACGTTTGCCAAGAGCGATGGCGGCAGCAACATCAGCCTCTACCTGTTCGTCTGTCTTATCCTTGATGCGTAACTGGATGGTCGTAACGCCAGCATCCAACAGACGGACGATCCACTCAATACTCTCAACTACTGGGTATAGGCCCAGCCTGTGTGGCGTAGTGGGGAAGGGAGGGGTGATTTTAATCATTATTAGTCTCCTCCTGGAGATTGGACGCACTGTGGTAAAGCTCGCTGCCCCGCGAGCGGAACTCAACAGACATTTTTTCCATCCCGCTTAACTGGACTTCCGCTGTTTCTGCCGCTGTCTGGGTAGCTGCATAGTCACGGACTTCCTGTGAAATTTTCATTGAACAGAATTTTGGCCCGCACATTGAGCAGAAATGAGCAATCTTGCCTGATTCTTGCGGCAATGTTTCATCGTGGTAAGCGCGTGCGGTTAGAGGGTCCAACGCCAGGTTGAACTGATCTTCCCAGCGGAATTCAAATCGTGCCTTTGACATGGCGTTATCACGGATCTGTGCCCCTGGGTGGCCCTTTGCCAGATCGGCAGCATGAGCAGCGATTTTGTAGGCGATAAGTCCCTGTTTCACATCTTCTTTGTTCGGCAAACCCAAGTGTTCTTTCGGCGTCACGTAGCACAGCATTGCACAACCGAACCAGCCGATCATCGCGGCACCAATGCCAGAAGTGAAATGGTCGTAACCCGGTGCAATATCGGTAGTCAAGGGGCCCAGCGTATAGAATGGCGCTTCGTGGCAATGCTCCAGTTCTTCGGTCATATTGCGGCGGATCATATGCATGGGGATATGTCCTGGGCCTTCGATCATGACCTGTACATCGTATTCCCAGGCTATTTGAGTCAATTCGCCTAAAGTATGTAATTCGGCAAACTGTGCTTCATCATTGGCGTCCTGAATTGAGCCTGGGCGCAGACCATCGCCGAGCGACAGCGCAACATCGTAAGCGGCGCAAATTTCGCAGATCTCGCGGAAGTGTTGATAGAGGAAATTTTCCTGATGATGGGATAGGCACCATTTGGCCATAATTGAACCGCCGCGTGACACGATACCGGTCAAACGCTTGGCGGTCATTGGCACATAACGCAGTAGTACCCCTGCATGGATAGTGAAGTAATCCACGCCTTGCTCGGCCTGTTCTAACAGCGTATCGCGGAACATTTCCCAAGTCAGGTTTTCTGCTACACCGTTCACTTTTTCCAGCGCCTGATAGATGGGAACTGTGCCAATCGGCACCGGGCTGTTACGCAGGATCCATTCGCGCGTTTCATGGATATAGCGGCCAGTGGAGAGGTCCATCACGGTGTCAGCGCCCCAGCGAGTCGACCATACCAGCTTTTCCACTTCTTCTTCGATTGAGGAACTCACCGCTGAGTTACCGATATTGGCATTCACCTTGACCAGGAAATTACGGCCAATAATCATCGGCTCAGATTCTGGGTGGTTAATATTGGCAGGAATGATGGCACGACCAGCAGCCACTTCCTGGCGTACAAACTCCGGCGTGATATTTTCCGGAAGGTTAGCTCCCCAATTTTGGCCAGGGTGTTGTTGGCGTAACACCTTGCTGCGAATGCGTTCACGCCCCATATTTTCGCGGATGGCGATGAACTCCATCTCTGGCGTAATAATACCGGCACGTGCGTAGTGCAGCTGCGTTACGCATTTACCCACCAGTGCTTTGCGTGGTAGCGGCAGGTTTTCAAAACGCAGATGATCCAATCCTTCATCCGCCAGCCGCTGTTGAGTGAAACCAGAGCTAACGCCGGTTAACGTTTGTGTATCCGCACGCTCAGCGATCCAGCCCGCGCGTATTTTTTTCAGGCCATGGTGAACATCCAGAGTCTGTTGCGGATCGCCATAAGGACCAGAGGTATCGTATACCTGAATGGCTTCATTCTGTTCGTACAGTGGATAGTCTTTACTGCCACCAATCAGCGTTGGGCTA harbors:
- the thiS gene encoding sulfur carrier protein ThiS: MNIMLNDQPLELENPLSILALLEQLQRHQPGTALAINQVIIPRIDWATRYVQDGDDILLFQAIAGG
- a CDS encoding HesA/MoeB/ThiF family protein, with the protein product MQSDQEFLRYSRQLLLEEIGPEGQHNLKQATVLIVGLGGLGSPAALYLAAAGVGNLLLADDDKLHITNLQRQILYRTADINNSKAQLAQRDLQALNPLVQCIALEQRLEGSRLSEAVRRADLVLDCSDNMATRHAVNAACFNAGVPLISGSAVGFSGQLLVIEPPYIQGCYACLYPEQTEPQRNCRTAGVLGPVVGVIGTLQALEAIKMLAGLPSYLSGKLRLFDGKQQSWHTLQLSKATACNICGGSV
- the thiE gene encoding thiamine phosphate synthase, with protein sequence MIKITPPFPTTPHRLGLYPVVESIEWIVRLLDAGVTTIQLRIKDKTDEQVEADVAAAIALGKRYQARLFINDYWRLAIKHDAYGVHLGQEDLDTADLAAIHRAGLRLGVSTHDDAELARAIAVKPSYIALGHIFPTQTKEMSSAPQGLVELKRHLAGLQDYPTVAIGGISIERVPAVLACGVGSVAVVSAITQASNWRAATAQLLQLIEGKEPCNAE
- a CDS encoding thiazole synthase; its protein translation is MLQIADTTFTSHLFTGTGKFASSDLMLASLQASGSQLVTMAMKRVDLRNGNDAILTPLQQLGVRLLPNTSGAKTAEEALFAARLAREALGTHWVKLEIHPDAKYLLPDPVETLKAAETLVKEGFVVLPYCGADPVLCKRLEEVGCAAVMPLGAPIGSNRGLLTRDFLKIIIEQAKVPVVVDAGIGAPSHALEAMELGADAVLVNTAIAVARDPVKMAQAFRLAVESGELAYRAGLGSQQRSAVASSPLTAFLSHTEASDAR
- the thiH gene encoding 2-iminoacetate synthase ThiH; the protein is MQDDFNQRLQQLNWDDIQLGINSKTICDVENALNAEKLTRDDFMALISPAATPYLEPLAQRAQQLTRQRFGNVVSFYVPLYLSNLCANDCTYCGFSMSNQLKRKTLNSEEIERECAAIKALGFDHLLLVTGEHQRKVGMDYFRQHIPTIRRHFSSLMMEVQPLAQEEYVELKALGLDGVLVYQETYHPATYQRHHLHGQKQDFNWRLATPDRLGRAGIDKIGLGALIGLSSSWRADCYLLAEHLLYLQQTYWQSRYSISFPRLRPCTGGIEPASLINEPELMQLICAFRLLAPDVEISLSTRESSLFRDHMIPVAINSVSAGSKTQPGGYADDVPPQLEQFEPHDSRTPQQVAQAIQTAGLQPVWKDWDDYLGRAAQPPVTITNLPQ
- the thiC gene encoding phosphomethylpyrimidine synthase ThiC, with the translated sequence MSTVKKTRSRKEQRDDAQSFIASLQGVTSPNSRRIYLAGSRSDIQVPMREIQLSPTLIGGSKDYPLYEQNEAIQVYDTSGPYGDPQQTLDVHHGLKKIRAGWIAERADTQTLTGVSSGFTQQRLADEGLDHLRFENLPLPRKALVGKCVTQLHYARAGIITPEMEFIAIRENMGRERIRSKVLRQQHPGQNWGANLPENITPEFVRQEVAAGRAIIPANINHPESEPMIIGRNFLVKVNANIGNSAVSSSIEEEVEKLVWSTRWGADTVMDLSTGRYIHETREWILRNSPVPIGTVPIYQALEKVNGVAENLTWEMFRDTLLEQAEQGVDYFTIHAGVLLRYVPMTAKRLTGIVSRGGSIMAKWCLSHHQENFLYQHFREICEICAAYDVALSLGDGLRPGSIQDANDEAQFAELHTLGELTQIAWEYDVQVMIEGPGHIPMHMIRRNMTEELEHCHEAPFYTLGPLTTDIAPGYDHFTSGIGAAMIGWFGCAMLCYVTPKEHLGLPNKEDVKQGLIAYKIAAHAADLAKGHPGAQIRDNAMSKARFEFRWEDQFNLALDPLTARAYHDETLPQESGKIAHFCSMCGPKFCSMKISQEVRDYAATQTAAETAEVQLSGMEKMSVEFRSRGSELYHSASNLQEETNND